One Prolixibacteraceae bacterium DNA segment encodes these proteins:
- a CDS encoding Crp/Fnr family transcriptional regulator, which produces MKNYIHPLQEEYDLSTFTFFKSLSPDELFLLNDEKSTSQYKKGDVIYHEGKRLTGFYCIMSGVLKIIKTGSDGKEQIIRFVTKGDIIAYRSLLSKEGACTTAKVIEQAVLVHVPYNTLTSILSTNHKFALSTLQVVCKELKDANNYITDIAHKTVRERVAEVLIMLREKFGVDNNNILQVSLTREEIANMVGTATESVIRLLSEFKHDSIIEIKGREIKFVNLPRLTRIANM; this is translated from the coding sequence ATGAAGAATTATATTCACCCCCTACAAGAAGAGTATGATTTATCAACATTTACTTTTTTTAAGTCTCTATCTCCTGATGAGCTATTCTTATTAAATGATGAAAAATCTACTAGTCAGTATAAAAAAGGAGATGTCATCTATCATGAAGGTAAAAGACTTACAGGTTTTTACTGTATTATGAGTGGTGTGCTTAAGATTATAAAAACTGGTAGTGATGGTAAAGAGCAAATCATTCGTTTTGTTACCAAAGGAGATATCATTGCTTACCGATCTCTTCTCAGTAAAGAAGGAGCTTGTACTACAGCGAAAGTAATTGAGCAAGCTGTATTGGTACATGTTCCATACAACACCCTTACATCGATTCTATCTACAAACCACAAATTTGCTTTAAGTACCCTTCAAGTAGTTTGTAAAGAGTTGAAAGATGCAAATAACTATATCACAGATATTGCACACAAGACAGTGCGTGAAAGAGTTGCTGAAGTACTAATCATGTTACGCGAAAAGTTTGGTGTAGACAATAACAACATTCTACAAGTATCTCTTACAAGAGAAGAGATTGCCAATATGGTTGGAACTGCCACCGAGTCTGTTATTCGACTTCTATCAGAATTTAAACATGATAGTATCATAGAGATTAAAGGTAGAGAGATTAAATTCGTCAATCTACCGAGGCTTACCCGAATTGCTAATATGTAG
- the ruvB gene encoding Holliday junction branch migration DNA helicase RuvB, producing the protein MDENFDFRNENTFESDSDLTNTLRPLSFDDFKGQKKIVDNLEIFVKAAKIRSEALDHVLLHGPPGLGKTTLSNIIANELGVGLKITSGPVLDKPGDLAGLLTNLEPHDVLFIDEIHRLSPIVEEYLYSAMEDFRIDIMIDKGPSARSIQIEIAPFTLIGATTRSGLLTSPLRARFGINSHLEYYDIDVLSKIVVRSAALLNVPIEENAAHEIAFRSRGTPRIVNSLLRRVRDFAMVKGNGAIDLKITRFALEALNIDKYGLDEMDNKILATIIDKFRGGPVGISTIATAVGEDAGTIEEVYEPFLIKEGFIKRTPRGREVTSLAYSHLDRTNVDNHQENRLF; encoded by the coding sequence ATGGACGAGAATTTTGATTTTAGAAACGAAAATACTTTTGAATCGGATAGTGACCTAACCAATACGTTGCGCCCCTTATCTTTTGATGATTTTAAAGGACAGAAGAAAATCGTCGATAATCTTGAGATTTTTGTGAAAGCCGCTAAAATTAGATCCGAAGCCTTAGATCATGTTTTGTTGCATGGACCTCCAGGATTAGGTAAAACGACCCTTTCGAATATTATTGCAAATGAATTAGGTGTTGGTTTAAAAATAACTTCCGGACCTGTGCTTGATAAACCTGGTGATCTAGCTGGTTTGTTAACAAACCTAGAACCCCATGATGTTCTTTTTATTGATGAAATTCATCGACTCTCTCCTATCGTAGAAGAGTATCTTTACTCCGCTATGGAGGATTTCCGTATTGATATCATGATTGACAAAGGTCCTAGTGCACGTTCTATTCAAATTGAAATAGCTCCGTTTACATTGATTGGAGCAACTACAAGATCAGGACTTCTTACCAGCCCATTAAGAGCTCGATTTGGTATTAATAGTCATTTAGAGTATTATGACATTGATGTCCTATCTAAAATTGTGGTACGTTCTGCTGCCCTACTAAATGTTCCTATTGAAGAGAACGCTGCGCATGAGATTGCTTTTAGAAGTAGAGGAACTCCACGTATTGTCAACAGCTTACTTCGTCGTGTTAGAGATTTTGCGATGGTTAAAGGTAATGGGGCTATTGACTTGAAGATTACAAGATTTGCCCTAGAAGCACTCAATATTGATAAATATGGTTTGGATGAAATGGACAATAAGATTTTAGCAACGATCATAGATAAATTTAGAGGTGGTCCTGTTGGTATCTCCACTATTGCTACTGCTGTAGGGGAAGATGCTGGTACTATCGAAGAGGTATACGAACCTTTCTTAATTAAAGAGGGTTTTATTAAGAGAACGCCTCGGGGAAGGGAAGTGACTTCTTTAGCTTATTCCCACTTGGATCGAACAAATGTGGATAACCATCAAGAAAATAGATTGTTTTAA
- a CDS encoding FolB domain-containing protein: protein MQIRIQKLHLRTYIGFNKEEQEKKQDIYVHIKIQVPFHEKLESDDVSSIYNYKSITKQVILFVEENRFLLLEKLTNNIADIVLSDSRVESVEVEVEKPFALRFADSVSVTIVKEK, encoded by the coding sequence ATGCAAATACGTATTCAAAAACTTCACTTAAGAACATATATTGGCTTTAATAAAGAAGAACAAGAGAAGAAGCAGGATATTTATGTTCATATAAAGATACAAGTGCCTTTTCATGAAAAACTTGAATCGGATGATGTCTCTTCTATATATAACTATAAGTCGATTACCAAACAGGTTATATTGTTTGTTGAAGAGAATCGGTTTTTACTTCTTGAAAAACTAACTAATAATATTGCGGATATCGTTTTATCAGATTCTCGTGTGGAGTCGGTTGAAGTGGAAGTGGAAAAGCCTTTTGCTTTAAGGTTTGCTGATTCTGTGTCTGTTACTATCGTTAAAGAAAAATAA
- a CDS encoding SDR family NAD(P)-dependent oxidoreductase, with amino-acid sequence MHKLALVTGCSKRIGREVSLRLASLGYSLILHYNTDRKGVDNLKQDLVETYENLQFYEFQGDLRCPRFVEDLSQFCSNNCLIVNLLIHNASIFNKDDFSTLSYESLQNNYSIHLFQPLLITKWFCGQVVEGQVITIVDQAVTRNDSGYWSYILSKKSLLDATKMMALELAPNFRVNAILPGMILPSVHGSSDQFKNEVLYTPLQISPGIVSILSTLTYFIENRWCTGQIIYCNGGEHLN; translated from the coding sequence ATGCATAAGCTTGCTTTAGTTACAGGTTGTAGTAAAAGAATAGGTCGTGAAGTTTCTTTAAGATTGGCTTCGCTAGGCTACTCTCTTATTCTACATTACAATACAGATAGAAAAGGGGTCGATAATTTAAAACAAGATCTCGTAGAAACATATGAAAACTTACAATTTTATGAATTTCAAGGAGACCTTCGTTGTCCTCGTTTTGTGGAAGATCTCTCCCAATTCTGTTCGAATAATTGTCTTATTGTAAACCTATTAATACATAATGCGTCGATATTTAATAAGGATGATTTTTCAACGCTTTCTTATGAATCTTTGCAGAATAACTACAGTATTCACCTTTTTCAACCATTGTTAATAACCAAATGGTTTTGTGGTCAAGTGGTCGAAGGTCAGGTGATTACCATTGTAGATCAGGCAGTGACTCGAAATGATAGTGGATATTGGTCTTATATATTATCGAAAAAGTCTCTATTGGATGCGACTAAAATGATGGCACTAGAATTGGCTCCAAATTTTAGGGTGAATGCAATCTTACCAGGAATGATATTACCATCTGTACATGGCTCTTCTGATCAGTTTAAGAATGAGGTTCTCTATACTCCATTACAAATATCCCCAGGAATTGTTTCTATTCTCTCTACTCTGACATACTTTATAGAGAACAGGTGGTGTACAGGGCAGATTATCTATTGCAATGGCGGAGAACATTTGAATTAA
- a CDS encoding response regulator transcription factor: protein MSDEYSKYSILLVDDEEDILEFISYNLRREGFNVFTAKNGEEAIELAVKQNPHLIILDVMMPEMDGIVACEEIRKIPSLKGCVIAFLTARGEDYSQIAGFEAGADDYITKPIRPKVLISRVKALLKRHDSHSSELEEDSNILRISDLIIDKEKYLLIKDSKEMILPRKEFELLSLLVSKSGKVFTREEIYNTVWGDNVIVGDRTIDVHIRKLREKIGSDHIKTLKGVGYKFVE, encoded by the coding sequence ATGAGCGACGAATATAGCAAATACAGCATTCTTCTTGTTGACGACGAAGAAGATATTCTTGAATTCATAAGCTACAACCTTCGTAGAGAGGGATTTAATGTTTTTACAGCTAAAAATGGTGAAGAAGCTATTGAACTAGCAGTGAAGCAGAATCCTCATCTAATTATTCTTGATGTAATGATGCCTGAAATGGATGGAATTGTTGCTTGTGAAGAGATTAGAAAGATACCATCCCTTAAGGGTTGTGTGATCGCTTTTCTTACTGCAAGAGGAGAAGACTACTCTCAAATAGCAGGCTTCGAAGCAGGAGCGGATGACTACATAACAAAACCCATTCGTCCAAAAGTATTAATAAGCCGTGTCAAAGCACTTCTAAAAAGACATGACTCTCATTCGTCAGAATTAGAGGAAGATTCTAATATTCTACGAATAAGTGATCTTATTATTGATAAAGAGAAATATCTCTTGATTAAAGACAGTAAGGAGATGATTCTTCCTAGAAAAGAGTTCGAACTTTTATCCCTTCTTGTATCAAAATCGGGGAAAGTGTTTACTAGAGAAGAGATATATAATACAGTTTGGGGAGATAATGTAATTGTTGGTGACAGAACAATTGATGTACATATTCGCAAGCTTAGAGAGAAAATTGGTAGTGATCATATCAAAACTTTAAAAGGCGTTGGATACAAATTTGTTGAATAA
- the rpoN gene encoding RNA polymerase factor sigma-54, with the protein MQKLSLQQKLLQKLSPQQIQVIKLLELPTLQLEQRIKKELEENPILELEKSSSDQVDEEYDNELKSNNDVDNEEFSVDDYLNDEDLPSYRYQANNYSSDDKTQDMPLTEGASFHEILMEQLGLIDLTEDELVLAENIVGNIDEDGYLRRDLESIMDDLLFMQNIQTDEEKLNVVLKKIQTLDPAGVGASDLRECLLLQLKRKSDHDLVIETATELIELHFDEFSKKHYEKLIKKMDIDDDLLRQAIQEILRLNPKPGSSYSNTIGRSSQVIIPDFILELTDGELVLNLNQRNIPELRVNSTYSNILKDYKNSGGKSNSHQKDTALFVKQKLDSAKWFIDAVRQRQQTLLLVMNAIIHYQKEYFIDGDETKLKPMILKDISDRTGLDISTISRVSNSKYIQTHFGTFQVKYFFSEAMHKEDGEEVSTREIKQILKECIEGEDKRKPLTDQKLSDFLKQKNYNIARRTIAKYREQMGYPVARLRKEI; encoded by the coding sequence ATGCAAAAGTTAAGTCTACAACAAAAGCTTCTACAGAAGCTGTCACCTCAGCAGATACAAGTAATAAAATTACTTGAACTTCCTACGTTACAACTAGAGCAACGTATCAAGAAAGAGTTAGAGGAAAACCCTATATTAGAATTGGAAAAGAGCTCATCAGATCAGGTGGATGAAGAGTACGACAACGAACTTAAGTCTAATAATGATGTTGATAATGAGGAGTTTTCTGTAGATGACTACTTAAATGATGAGGATCTACCCTCTTATAGATATCAAGCGAATAACTATTCATCGGATGATAAAACTCAAGATATGCCTCTAACAGAAGGAGCCTCATTTCATGAGATTTTAATGGAGCAGTTGGGGCTAATAGACCTGACAGAGGATGAATTAGTACTTGCAGAGAATATTGTTGGAAACATTGACGAAGATGGCTATTTGAGAAGAGATCTCGAATCGATCATGGATGATCTGTTATTTATGCAGAATATCCAGACAGATGAAGAGAAACTAAATGTTGTTTTAAAGAAGATTCAGACCTTAGATCCTGCTGGTGTTGGTGCCTCAGATCTTAGAGAGTGTTTGCTTCTTCAATTGAAAAGGAAGTCTGATCATGATCTTGTGATCGAAACTGCTACAGAATTAATAGAATTACATTTTGATGAGTTTTCTAAAAAACACTATGAGAAACTCATTAAGAAGATGGATATTGATGATGATCTTCTCAGACAAGCAATACAAGAGATATTACGTCTAAACCCAAAACCAGGAAGTTCTTATAGTAATACTATTGGGAGATCGAGTCAAGTGATCATTCCAGATTTTATTTTAGAGTTAACAGATGGGGAGTTGGTGTTAAATCTTAATCAACGTAACATTCCTGAACTTCGTGTTAATAGTACTTATTCGAATATTCTTAAAGATTACAAAAATTCTGGAGGTAAGAGTAACTCTCATCAAAAAGATACAGCACTTTTTGTAAAGCAGAAGCTTGATTCAGCCAAATGGTTTATCGATGCAGTAAGGCAACGACAACAGACACTTCTTCTTGTGATGAATGCTATCATTCATTATCAAAAAGAGTATTTCATTGACGGAGATGAAACCAAACTGAAGCCGATGATATTAAAAGACATCTCTGATCGTACAGGACTAGATATTTCAACCATATCTAGAGTGTCTAATAGCAAGTACATTCAGACTCATTTTGGTACGTTTCAAGTAAAATATTTCTTCTCTGAGGCAATGCATAAAGAGGATGGAGAAGAGGTGTCTACCAGAGAAATAAAACAAATTCTCAAGGAGTGTATTGAAGGGGAAGATAAACGTAAACCTCTTACAGATCAAAAGCTTTCGGACTTCTTGAAGCAAAAGAATTACAATATTGCTCGCCGTACTATTGCCAAATATAGGGAGCAGATGGGCTACCCAGTGGCACGTCTGCGAAAAGAGATTTGA
- a CDS encoding inorganic phosphate transporter gives METFYITLVVILFALAISDIIVGVSNDAVNFLNSAIGSKAAPKWVIFAVASVGILVGATFSSGMMEVARKGIMNPNMFMFNEIMIIFVTVMITDIILLDVFNSIGLPTSTTVSIVFELLGSSVAVALVKISNLGQSISDINQYINTDKALAIIFGILFSVVIAFSIGAIVQWITRLIFSFDYGKKIKYYGSIFGGFCLSFITYFILIKGAKGASWISPEHIAYIKSNTSTIIVACFVVCTVILQLISMIFKKTNILKIVVLIGTFALAMAFAGNDLVNFIGVPLAGFESFNAWRDSGLAPDAMTMEALTKPVKTDTYMLLIAGVIMIVTLITSKKAKKVIATSLSLSNQGESEEKFEASATSRAIVRSSMSLSKGLGCVVSEGIKSRVRKRFTKVDKSDEETSFDLIRASINLVVASILISIGTSYKLPLSTTYVTFMVAMGTSLSDKAWDRESAVYRISGVFTVIGGWFLTAIVAFTSSAIIGATISVGGKAFIFVFLGLAIFLVVKSTIKSNKLDKEEEEEEDLSEPVLETTKVLEKSKQRVTNSILISSKGYSVSIENFLNEDRKNIKEVMGEVSYLDRKTKKWKNNVNSVVLRLQADSVETGHYYVQIVDYLRELSHSMNYIITPLYEHLSNNHRPFTEVQTEELIQLVNRVNDFYNAVIHIVKEERFDKIDELISSRVEVVEYMSSLEKLQIKRIKSKEVNTRNSVLFFNILSESKNLMFHSVNITKAYRDFVKYSKDAI, from the coding sequence ATGGAAACGTTTTACATTACGTTGGTTGTCATTCTATTTGCATTGGCTATTTCTGATATTATTGTCGGTGTAAGTAATGATGCAGTCAACTTCTTGAACTCTGCTATTGGTTCAAAAGCTGCACCTAAATGGGTTATATTTGCTGTTGCAAGTGTGGGAATTTTAGTTGGGGCCACTTTCTCAAGCGGAATGATGGAGGTTGCAAGGAAAGGAATCATGAACCCTAATATGTTCATGTTTAATGAGATAATGATCATATTTGTAACGGTTATGATTACTGATATTATTCTCTTAGATGTCTTCAATTCTATTGGTCTGCCTACTTCGACGACCGTATCTATTGTTTTCGAATTGCTTGGATCTTCTGTTGCTGTAGCATTAGTCAAGATCTCCAATCTAGGACAGTCTATCTCAGATATCAACCAATATATCAACACAGACAAAGCATTGGCTATTATTTTTGGTATCCTTTTCTCTGTTGTGATCGCGTTTTCTATTGGCGCCATTGTCCAATGGATAACAAGACTTATTTTTTCATTTGATTATGGTAAGAAAATAAAATATTATGGCTCTATATTTGGAGGCTTCTGTTTGTCTTTTATTACATACTTTATTCTGATTAAAGGTGCAAAAGGTGCTTCATGGATTTCTCCGGAACATATAGCTTATATCAAGTCGAACACTTCTACAATTATTGTTGCCTGCTTTGTGGTATGCACTGTTATACTACAGTTAATCTCAATGATCTTTAAGAAGACAAATATTTTAAAGATCGTAGTATTAATAGGAACTTTTGCTTTGGCGATGGCTTTTGCTGGGAATGACCTTGTTAATTTCATTGGTGTACCATTGGCTGGTTTCGAATCGTTTAATGCTTGGAGAGACTCAGGTTTAGCTCCCGATGCAATGACAATGGAAGCATTAACAAAACCTGTTAAGACAGATACATATATGTTGTTGATTGCAGGTGTTATCATGATTGTCACGCTGATCACTTCAAAGAAGGCTAAGAAAGTGATTGCGACCTCTCTAAGTCTATCAAATCAAGGAGAGTCTGAGGAGAAATTTGAAGCTTCTGCTACCTCAAGAGCTATTGTTCGATCATCGATGTCTTTATCTAAGGGGTTAGGATGTGTTGTCTCTGAAGGGATTAAGAGTCGTGTTAGAAAACGTTTTACCAAGGTCGATAAGAGTGATGAAGAGACCTCTTTTGATTTAATTAGAGCTTCAATAAACTTAGTTGTTGCGAGTATTCTAATTTCTATTGGTACATCATACAAACTCCCATTGTCTACAACTTATGTTACTTTTATGGTAGCTATGGGTACCTCTTTGTCTGATAAGGCATGGGATAGAGAGTCTGCTGTTTATCGTATCTCAGGTGTATTTACAGTGATTGGAGGATGGTTTCTTACTGCTATTGTAGCATTTACAAGTTCTGCTATCATCGGAGCTACTATTAGTGTAGGGGGTAAAGCTTTTATATTTGTTTTCCTTGGTTTGGCTATCTTCTTGGTTGTGAAGTCTACAATTAAGAGTAATAAATTGGATAAGGAAGAAGAAGAAGAAGAAGATCTTTCAGAACCAGTGTTGGAAACTACGAAGGTTTTAGAGAAGAGTAAGCAGCGTGTTACCAACTCTATTCTGATTAGTTCTAAAGGTTATAGTGTTTCTATTGAGAACTTCTTGAATGAGGATCGAAAGAATATCAAGGAGGTCATGGGAGAAGTTTCCTATTTGGATAGAAAAACGAAGAAGTGGAAAAATAATGTGAATAGTGTGGTACTAAGACTACAGGCTGATTCTGTCGAGACAGGTCACTATTATGTACAAATTGTTGACTATTTAAGGGAGTTGTCTCATTCAATGAACTATATCATTACTCCATTATACGAACACCTTAGCAACAATCATCGACCGTTTACTGAGGTTCAAACAGAAGAGTTAATTCAACTAGTTAATAGAGTAAACGATTTCTATAATGCTGTGATTCATATTGTGAAAGAAGAGCGATTTGATAAAATTGATGAGCTTATTTCTTCACGAGTGGAAGTAGTAGAGTATATGTCTTCTTTAGAGAAACTTCAGATTAAACGAATTAAGAGTAAAGAGGTTAATACACGTAATTCTGTGTTATTTTTCAATATCTTATCGGAGTCGAAGAACCTTATGTTCCACTCGGTAAATATTACCAAAGCATACCGTGATTTCGTGAAATATTCTAAAGATGCGATTTAA
- a CDS encoding sensor histidine kinase, producing MKSYSLKSLSVYLSLALTLIFVVFLTINFVYHRLWFLCLSVPILLVVTILIVNYILNSLVYNKLKPIYKIVRSIPVSDKKRTQNLTNSIDLINEVHKEVEEWSHYKTEEIKRLRELEKYRKDFLGNVSHELRTPIFNIQGYVLTLLDGGMDDPKINKLYLERTEKSVDRMISIVDDLESITKLEAGELKLNKTKFNIIKLAQEVFDLEEREACEKNIRLRFGKEFDKPILVYADRMKIFDVLRNLIGNGVKYGFKGGYVKVGFYDMLDHIMVEISDNGTGIENDHVHRIFERFYRIDKSRSRKEGGTGLGLAIVKHILEAHEQSIQVKSVPDQGTTFTFTLEK from the coding sequence ATGAAATCCTACTCTTTAAAAAGTCTCTCTGTATACTTATCGTTAGCACTTACTCTAATTTTTGTTGTATTCCTAACAATTAATTTTGTGTACCATAGATTATGGTTTTTATGCCTTTCTGTACCGATTCTTCTTGTTGTAACTATTCTGATTGTAAACTATATCTTAAATAGTTTGGTGTATAACAAACTTAAACCCATATATAAAATCGTTAGATCCATTCCCGTATCTGACAAAAAGAGGACTCAAAATCTCACAAACTCTATTGATCTAATCAATGAAGTTCACAAAGAAGTAGAGGAGTGGTCACACTATAAAACAGAAGAGATCAAAAGACTTAGAGAACTAGAAAAATATAGAAAAGACTTTTTAGGGAATGTATCTCATGAGTTGAGAACTCCTATCTTTAATATTCAAGGATATGTTCTTACCCTTCTTGATGGAGGTATGGATGATCCAAAAATTAATAAACTTTACTTAGAGAGAACAGAAAAGAGCGTCGATAGAATGATCTCTATTGTGGATGATCTAGAGTCGATCACAAAACTTGAAGCAGGAGAGTTGAAACTAAACAAAACGAAATTTAATATTATTAAATTGGCCCAAGAGGTGTTTGATCTCGAAGAGAGAGAGGCTTGTGAAAAGAATATTAGACTTCGTTTCGGTAAAGAGTTTGATAAACCTATTCTTGTTTATGCTGATCGTATGAAAATCTTTGATGTACTTAGAAACCTTATTGGAAACGGAGTGAAGTATGGTTTCAAAGGAGGATACGTTAAAGTAGGATTCTACGATATGCTAGATCATATTATGGTAGAGATCTCTGATAATGGTACAGGGATTGAGAACGACCATGTACATAGAATCTTTGAGCGTTTTTATCGAATAGATAAAAGTAGATCACGAAAAGAGGGAGGAACAGGTTTAGGCCTTGCAATCGTGAAACATATATTAGAAGCACACGAGCAATCAATCCAAGTAAAAAGTGTTCCAGATCAAGGAACCACTTTTACATTCACCCTCGAGAAATAG
- a CDS encoding SPOR domain-containing protein, which yields MKKNIFLIITLALITLVSCQEKKVKEVPKEVPVIQEVIKHEKVVVTEKPDNKEAEKIPVRGVNLKDRFFVVAGSYNIFSNASILKDQLLKLGYKPVILMQDENGQFKVTIESFQSLKQAEKELTKLTDKSNILKHSWIFKRKGKVEAFHKDPI from the coding sequence ATGAAAAAAAACATTTTTCTTATCATTACTTTAGCCTTGATAACTTTAGTAAGTTGTCAAGAAAAAAAAGTAAAAGAGGTTCCTAAAGAGGTTCCTGTTATTCAAGAAGTAATTAAACATGAGAAGGTTGTTGTTACAGAAAAACCGGATAACAAAGAAGCTGAGAAAATTCCTGTAAGAGGAGTAAACTTAAAAGACAGATTCTTTGTTGTTGCAGGAAGTTATAACATCTTCTCTAATGCATCAATCCTAAAAGATCAGCTTTTAAAATTAGGATACAAACCTGTTATTTTGATGCAAGATGAGAATGGTCAATTTAAAGTAACTATTGAGTCATTCCAGTCATTAAAACAAGCAGAGAAGGAGCTTACAAAGCTTACTGATAAAAGTAATATTTTAAAGCATTCTTGGATATTTAAGCGAAAAGGAAAGGTCGAAGCTTTTCATAAAGATCCTATCTAA